The Synechococcus sp. M16.1 genome includes the window GGAAGAAGGGCCAGGGGACCGGATCTTCAACGCACCTCAGGCGCCGATCAGCCGCACCCTCGTGGAGGCCTGCCCAAGGCTGCCCCGTTAAGCCCTCAGCCCGAGGCGGCGCGTCGCCTCAGCACCCCCAGCAACTTCTCCATCACTGGAGGCAGGGGAGCTTCGAACAGCATCCGCTCGCGGGTGATCGGATGGTCCAGCCCCAGCTGCACGGCGTGCAGGGCCTGGCCGTGCAGCTCAATCGGCAACTTGCGGCAGCGGCTGTAGGTGGGGTCACCCACCACGGGGTGATTCATGTGGGCGCAGTGGACGCGGATCTGATGGGTCCGCCCGGTGTCCAGCTTGAAGCGCAACAGGGAGTAGTCGCCCAGCCGCTCCACCAGGGTCCAGTGGGTGCAGGCATACCGGCCGTTTTCGCTGCTCACCACCGCGTACTTCTTGCGATCCGCCGGATGACGGCCAATGGCGCCGACGATCGTGCCGGAATCGCCGGCGGGCACGCCATGAACGACGGCGAAATACTCGCGGGAGGCGATTCGTTTCTGGATCTGCACCTGCAGCCGCACCAGGGCCTCCTGGCTCTTGGCGATCACGATGCAGCCGGTGGTGTCTTTATCAAGGCGGTGCACAATCCCCGGGCGCAACTTGCCGCTGATACCGGGCAGGTCCGGGCAGTGATGCAGCAGGCCGTTCACCAGGGTGCCGTCCTTGTTGCCCGGCGCCGGATGCACCGTCAGTCCGGCCGGCTTGTTGAGCACGATCAGATGGTCGTCCTCAAACAACACATCTAAATCCATCGGCTCCGGCTTGAGGTAAGGCAGCGGTTCCGGTGGTGGCATCCAAAGCTGCACCTCATCGCCCTGGCGCAGGGGGGTTTTGGCCTTGCCGGTCTTGCCGTTGACGCGCACGTAGCCCGCGTCGATGAACTTCTGAATCCGGGCCCGGCTCTGCTCCGTGCGCTGGCTCACCAACCAGCGGTCGAGCCGCATCGGCAACGGCTTGGGATAGGCCAGCGTCAGCAGCTCTCCCTCCCCTTCACCAAAGCGATCCGTGAAGGTCTCCTCCGGCAACGGAGGACGTTTCCACTGCTGCGGACTCATGCCGGCAGCTCCAATGCAATGCTGCCGAGGGCCGACTTGCGGAAATCATCCAGTAGCCGCTGGGCCATGCGCGCTGTCTCACCGGAGGTGTGGCGGGCCGCTGCGGCATCCAGCCAGAGAGCCGGGTCGGCCGTTTCACCGCTCAAGGGAATGCCGTAGCGCTCCTGAAGCAGCGGAATCGTCACCCCAGCGGCAGGCTGCGATCCCACATCCAGCAGCAACTGCAGGAAGGCCTGGGCCACCAGTTCACCGTCGTAGGCGGCCTGGCCGATGTCGTCGCAAAGGGCCAGCCGCAGGGCCGCCTGCTGGTCGTCGAGCCGAGGCGGCAGCACGCCAGGGGCATCAAGGAGGTCAAGGTCTTGCCCCAGACGCACCCAGCGCAGGGTGCGCGTCACGCCGGCCCGCCGGGCGCTAGCCACCACCTTCTGCCGCACAAGACGGTTGATCAACGCCGACTTGCCCACGTTGGGAAAGCCCAGGGTGAGCGCCCGCACGGGCCTGGGCCGCATGCCCCGGTTGCGGCGGCGTTCGTTGAGCTGATCGCCGGCACGGATCGCGGCCTGCTGCACCTGCTTCACGCCGGTACCGGCCTTGGCATCACACCAAACCGTCCGCTGGCCCTGGGCTTTGAACCAGGCCTCCCAGGCCTCCTTGGCGGCTGCGGTGACCATGTCGCGCCGGTTGATCACCAACAGATGCTGCTTGCCCTTCAACCAGCGGTTGAGGTGGGGGTGGCCCGTGGCCAGAGGAATGCGGGCATCACGCACCTCGATCACCAGATCCACCTTGTCGAGATGGCGCTTGAGCTGCTGCTCCGCCTTGGCGATGTGGCCGGGATACCACTGGATCGTTGGGGTGCTCACAGAGGCAAACGCACAGAACAGACGGCCAGCCGGAACGAATTCACTTTGAACGCGCTGGCACCAACGTCATTCACACGGGTTAATCTCACCCCGTTTTCTTACCGCACGACACAACCCTATGGCGAAGCGTTCCCTGGCCAGCCTCAACGCCGGCGACCTGAGCGGCAAACGCGTTCTCGTGCGGGTTGACTTCAACGTGCCCCTGAACGATGCCGGTGCGATCACCGACGACACCCGCATCCGTGCTGCCCTGCCCACGATCAACGACCTGATCGGCAAGGGCGCCAAGGTGATCCTGTCCGCTCACTTCGGCCGTCCCAAGGGCCAGGTGAATGACGCCATGCGTCTCACCCCCGTGGCGGCTCGCCTGAGCGAACTGCTGGGCAAGCAGGTGGCCAAGACCGACAGCTGCATCGGCCCCGACGCCGAAGCCAAGGTGGGCGCCATGGCCAACGGCGATGTGGTGCTGCTGGAGAACGTGCGTTTCTTCGCTGAAGAAGAGAAGAACGAAGCCGGTTTCGCCGAGAAGCTCGCGGGCTTGGCTGAGGTATATGTGAACGACGCCTTCGGCGCCGCCCACCGTGCCCACGCCTCCACCGAGGGCGTGACCAAGTTCCTCAAGCCCTCCGTCGCCGGCTTCCTGATGGAGAAAGAACTTCAGTACCTGCAAGGTGCTGTGGATGAGCCCAAGCGTCCCCTGGCGGCCATCGTCGGCGGCTCCAAGGTGAGCTCCAAGATCGGCGTGCTCGAAGCCCTGATCGACAAGTGCGACAAGGTGCTGATCGGCGGCGGCATGATCTTCACCTTCTACAAGGCTCGCGGCCTCTCGGTGGGCAAGAGCCTGGTGGAAGAAGACAAGCTGGAACTGGCCAAGGAGCTCGAGGCCAAGGCCAAGGCCAAGGGCGTGCAACTGCTGCTGCCCACCGACGTGGTGCTGGCGGACAACTTCGCCCCCGATGCCAACAGCCAGACCGCTGACATCAATGCCATCCCCGACGGCTGGATGGGTCTCGACATCGGCCCTGATTCGATCAAGGTGTTCCAGGACGCCCTGGCCGACTGTCAGACCGTGATCTGGAACGGCCCCATGGGCGTGTTCGAGTTCGACAAGTTCGCTGCTGGCACCAATGCCATCGCCACCACCCTGGCCGACCTGAGCGGCAAGGGCTGCTGCACGATCATCGGCGGCGGTGACTC containing:
- a CDS encoding RluA family pseudouridine synthase; translation: MSPQQWKRPPLPEETFTDRFGEGEGELLTLAYPKPLPMRLDRWLVSQRTEQSRARIQKFIDAGYVRVNGKTGKAKTPLRQGDEVQLWMPPPEPLPYLKPEPMDLDVLFEDDHLIVLNKPAGLTVHPAPGNKDGTLVNGLLHHCPDLPGISGKLRPGIVHRLDKDTTGCIVIAKSQEALVRLQVQIQKRIASREYFAVVHGVPAGDSGTIVGAIGRHPADRKKYAVVSSENGRYACTHWTLVERLGDYSLLRFKLDTGRTHQIRVHCAHMNHPVVGDPTYSRCRKLPIELHGQALHAVQLGLDHPITRERMLFEAPLPPVMEKLLGVLRRRAASG
- the ylqF gene encoding ribosome biogenesis GTPase YlqF; its protein translation is MSTPTIQWYPGHIAKAEQQLKRHLDKVDLVIEVRDARIPLATGHPHLNRWLKGKQHLLVINRRDMVTAAAKEAWEAWFKAQGQRTVWCDAKAGTGVKQVQQAAIRAGDQLNERRRNRGMRPRPVRALTLGFPNVGKSALINRLVRQKVVASARRAGVTRTLRWVRLGQDLDLLDAPGVLPPRLDDQQAALRLALCDDIGQAAYDGELVAQAFLQLLLDVGSQPAAGVTIPLLQERYGIPLSGETADPALWLDAAAARHTSGETARMAQRLLDDFRKSALGSIALELPA
- the pgk gene encoding phosphoglycerate kinase; this translates as MAKRSLASLNAGDLSGKRVLVRVDFNVPLNDAGAITDDTRIRAALPTINDLIGKGAKVILSAHFGRPKGQVNDAMRLTPVAARLSELLGKQVAKTDSCIGPDAEAKVGAMANGDVVLLENVRFFAEEEKNEAGFAEKLAGLAEVYVNDAFGAAHRAHASTEGVTKFLKPSVAGFLMEKELQYLQGAVDEPKRPLAAIVGGSKVSSKIGVLEALIDKCDKVLIGGGMIFTFYKARGLSVGKSLVEEDKLELAKELEAKAKAKGVQLLLPTDVVLADNFAPDANSQTADINAIPDGWMGLDIGPDSIKVFQDALADCQTVIWNGPMGVFEFDKFAAGTNAIATTLADLSGKGCCTIIGGGDSVAAVEKAGLAEKMSHISTGGGASLELLEGKVLPGVAALDAA